gccctagctctgagtaagtAGCCATAGACTaaccaagcgctttagttttcttcgaccaataggtcgggctagcatataatgctcttgatgattagatttaatcataTCGACCAATGTTCAATGCGTtattgctgctcttgactcataagtcaattccatatgaccagcACTCAGTACTATTGATgatcctgactgataagtcagagcttcatgaCCAGCACTTAACACCATTGTCATTtctgactcataagtcagtgcattgctcagataaacaatgcaatcaagcattcataatgcaacaaaTATCCAagtatagagcactcaacatgcttcaataataatcatgtatgccacataatgggtgtagttttcttaccttagacttgagcgtaaaataagttaagaacgacccttgagaacaatcctgaccttaggtccttagcggtcacctaatcataaccaaatatgaaatcccatcaataaaatgagtaataaaagattcctAGATCAACTACTAGCCCCCGGGGACCTGAAATCCTACCAAAacgggtagtagattcgatcccgagtgtaatgactcaaatttcctaataaggcttagggccttgattaggaagtcgggagggccataattgatttattacgcaattaaatgattatatgcatgtttaggtgtattaaatatgcatgtgaacccatttctgttCAATTGGGAATTTTCATATTTTTgccatttcgggtatatttggcatatatgtgatatgtgtgtggtgcttcattattatttggttatgctagggttactcagcacgagacgatcctaggaggtaaactagtgggaaagtcacaacgggattcattcttgactcggagtgagtcaaggggtatttagtgcattaccgggttattgggtaatgggaatagatatttgatgataaattaggagttagtgagatcaggggggaaattttaaattttgactattttaaccccaggggcgttttcgggaccccgagcattaggatttgcttgaggttacttaagcttgaagtaacctattagaattataaaagaacgttcagaacgttctctcttcctctgGTTCCCTTTTTGTCACccgattgcattttcgaaggaaacttgagttctaggactcggattcaagcgaggatcgaggcatagtgattctagggaagattagaagcttattagtcgaaGGATTTAGCGAGGGATggcataatcagaggtaatttaagctttgaattctgAGTTTATTCGATGTTCTTGGTGCtcttgagttttacaaactcaagacttgGATTATGAGTTCCTATGGGGATTTTGAGTATTTGATGTTGTTATAATGTTGCTAAGATATTGGGTGAATGTTTGGGGGatcaaaatgttgatttgaggGGCTAGGGACCCGTTGGGGTCgaatttggagctttgaagctcgaagaacacaAAGCTGGAACCAAGAATTTCTggtttgggcgttgtagcgctggGTGGTAGCGCTAGGTGCTCTGTTTTGGGGGTTTTgattctgtttgtagtgctgtagcgcccaaaggtagCGCTATACAACCTTCAAAAATtgattttttggtactttttggggttttgacccgagggctcggggaatgattccaccaccctgtttggtggaattggaggtcccgagagtgcgggattggtcccgggattgggtttttggaacttgaactcattgaaacaccatttatggttgtgactagattatcgctAGAGGCTTGGAAACAGgttcgtgcttgtggctcgtttattggtaacctgtgttcggaccaaaggtaagaaaactacacccagtatgtaatgcatgagatacatgtgattagggcatgacatgaatattaaatatgagattgatcagatcttgactctctgtaaatgtgcataatcataattatgctagtgactgttaagtaagcatgttgaatgccctacatttggatatttgccATATGATATATGCCAGGTTACATtacttacttgtgtgtggcattgACCCATGAGTCATAAATAGGCAcaagtcgtatggtattggcttaagagtcaagaacgacattgatgtgttcaacatAAGCCGaaattattagatctaatcgacataagcattgaatgaatcatcatgaacattaatgcttgaccgacctcaagttcgatgaaaattaaaagcgcttgtctagtctaaagactagttacttagagccagggccaaaaggctcaggtgactgcaacaTCACATGGATATGAGTGATGAgtccaagttcgtgactcactcatcaatcacttatctgattagggtgtggagcccaaagtgtgactcactcatctgattagggctataagccccagcatgattaccagaatctcaaagtgttaatcactcatttgattagggctaccaGCCCCCATAtgattatcaaaatcataaagtgttattcaTTCATCTaattagggtgcaaagcccaagtgcgtgacttagTTGTCACTTAatttagatggacacattagTCATCTATTCTAATTATGACTTGAAAGTCATCTATACAAATGTCAGGGCCaacaatcattatttggacttatttgcatgcatgaatagggccaTTAttgttatgtaacgacccaaatttactaataaggcttaagggccttgattagtgtgcctggggggcataatgggaagtatgtgtgaatttaatgattaagatgcatgattatgattttaaagcatgttatatgactatttgagatgcatgactatgtgtattatgagatgtgataattttagcccgttgagagcataaacgtgataattatgttatgtgatttgtaccgcgtgggtgtggtgatatcaatgtgatgcacgtgccgagacggtcctagagagctagataactcatagtcacaacgggatttttatacccagctcgggaggagtctaggggtactttggggattttgtaaattaGTTCTTGAGAggtaatggtaactggtaatatggtaacctatgtaactgttagtaaccatagagagtaacaggttttgttggagaagtggtagaattgtaatgtaagttaaaagacaagagtgcccttgaggtttagttagaaagggatattagtggagggataaggtagtcttttggcagtggtttagatggctttggctgagggaaatggatatacacgattcttttatgctaagtgTAACTGAAATTAAGGTTTGGAAggctagagaaatcaagaaggaaaaagggagaattaagaacctagaaggcaaagtggaagaggagttGAGCTGTGCtctttgaggctagtaaagggtttaagggtgtggaatcaaacacagatcaaggtctacactgaggtaaggatttagtccctgttttgttaagttctaaatttgattttggaaggaattgaaagatagccatggcttgttttgcatgggaattcagctggtttgtcaagggggaattcagtttaaagcttggattggaggaagctcaagttgaaattctgattgaggtaagggtattaagcaTGTTTGAAATCTtatagctgttatggtttaagaatctagagGTCTGGTTTGCACTTTTCGCAAGTTTTGGTTTAAGGGTTTGAATATGAAATTTaagtatgaattatgtgagtggttgtgtaattgagctagattatggtgtttataggttgttgaatggtctatttggggtgttgagttggttttggggcttaggtatgagtttgggatgatttggagtggtttgggttcgggaaaaacgcagggaaaaacccagaaatctgggttcgcgaaggagcgccgcggccctgttcttgggcgccgcggcgcaaggctgattCTGGGCTgggcaagctctctgacttgctgggcgccgcggcgctaggccaatttcagagcatgggattttgcaattttgagtctttgctccgggggttcgggggatgtcttcggtgcattgttttagggatttgggggattccgagagtgtgggattggttccgggaagtagttttggattggttagtgacaaaggatgtttcatttgtgttgtgactaggtctttggagaggcttggggtagaggaccgtgctcgcggctaggggtggcaattcgtgtaaacgtgtcagattcgtgtcgacacgattatgacacgacacgattaaggtaaacacgaacacgacacgattattaaacgtgtcaaaaatacgaacacgacacgattattaaacgggtcaacacgacacgaacacgataacacgattatgacacgattaatcataattatacgaaaaaaatcataaaacctatgtaaagtattcgtgttatcgtgtctgacacgattatgacacgacacgattattaaatgggtcaacacgattatgacacgacacgattaaggtaaacacgaacacgacacgattattaaacgtgtcaaaaactcaaacacgaacacgacacgattattaaacgtgtcgtgttcgtgtttaccttaatcgtgtcgtgtcgtgacccaaatttcCACCCCTACTCGCGGCTTTGAGGCATCggaagctagtgaattgaaaggtaagaaaactgcacccggttgtatgattgtgatgggactaagtgctcccgagaataaTATTGTGTCaacgttggtattacgccatgggacatgtaaaatcggtctaagagtgtcgtacatgatattagcgcacggggcgcagattggccactggtagccaaagacaacgggataacggagggGGCAGCCTTTGGGcgccagccctagttatcatttgtgaattgtatTTGATATGTGTTGacatgtttagtatgtggaattCTTGATTGTGCCGGTtggttatatggttgagattatgtaatgcaatgtgagatattgacttgtttgctaattgcttatgctctattgttgttgtgttttcttgtcgggccttggctcacgggttctacgtggtgcaggtaaaggcaagggcaagttggaccaagcctgagatggagagctttgaggtggaatgtacatagccagctgttcgatcaccatggtcgaggagtgagtcaggacagggattacctaactgctcgttttgccttagtgtGGCTGGTTGTTGTATCTgaaccttataacttttgtaaatggtctttaaactgatattttttggatcccgtgtaaataaataatgtttcttaatgaaaatgtggcttttgagaccaaaacattttaaaccctagttcttttatagtttcgatgacacgctttcaattgattgacttgattagcaagtctggcactttataaacacacagtgtaacggtcttggctatccagggcgttacatgctatgcatgcctattatgatttagtaacatgttattactgttcatgagcatattgagttttcttgctgagcttcgactcacgggtgctatgtggtgcaggtaaaggcaaaaaaaagctggaccatccttgagttggagagcttaggtgacgatgtgtacatatgcagctgcttgaccgccatggccgagggtttaaagaggaactagggttaaaccctattttgccgcttaggtcggctggttttaaatatttttttgtaattaacctttaagtTACATTTTttggggatcccaatgtatataggaaacgttttagtgaaacgttgtatcttaaccaaaaaaaatttaaccctaaactgttaatcatacttagttacaaaaattatggtcaaatgactcaattagcgagtttagcactgttttaaaatgcacaccataaTGGTCCTTgtgtagtagggcgttacactgagcCTTTAGGTTTAAGTTTCCACAATTAAAATACAACTTTGGCTAAAACTGCCCTTAAGCGTCGCAGCCCCACACCCCTGAGTCGCGGCCCACCTCTAGACAGAGACTCCTACCCCCATTCTACCTGCACCTCGCGTCGCGGCTCGCCTACCAGGCATCGCGGCTATTGGGattagttttggtatgtttttatgtcgtgttttaagatgcaattttagtcttttatttggttttgtgcgatattatgcgggtgtttattgtgttttcacgATTAAGTGTGGTTATTAAAGAAATAtcttgaaattggaggaaaagcgCTTAATTCTTAAAGAAATAGTGTTAAACAGGCTAAGGAATGGAAACTGGGCGAAACCGGGGGTCAAATTGATGATTTGGTGAAAATTTGGAATTAGAGCCGCAACCCTAAGAGttacagagaagaaaaaaagaatcAGCCAGAATTAGTGCTGAGGCGCCATGGAGatagagctgaggctctattaaAATGGGAATTAGAGTTGCGACTCTATCAGACAGAGCTGTGGCGCTACATACTCCAGAGACAAAATCTGGAACGCGAAGCACATTAGAGCTGCGGCCCTACACATTAGCGTCGCGGCGCCTCCAGTCCGTACAGATGCCGAATttagggcatttttcaagggcaattttgtcctttcacACAtagtgttatttattttattatatctttattcttgaatccatgctcttatgttctcaagttgacaaAAAGCGgtgtcaacatatatatattaaatatttaaccctaatatataatatataataaatattatatattatttaatgtATATTacatatagtatatatattttttaatatttaatatattatatcattattataataatatttagggAAATTTGCGGCAATAATACCTATGTAGTAGGATTTGTTGCAtttaaatgcttatgtaaaaaaATTGGCGGCAATAATGCATACCGTTACGAATTTGGTGCAGACGTTGGTCCTTGAGCCGTTAAATATATAAAAGGGTCTACGTGGTAGTACCCGATtgggtcaaattaattttaatttattaaatattttaaaaacccttaaaaattatttttaaattttaaataataaagaattCAATAAATTAATTGAAATCAATTAAACATTCTAAAATTTAACATCTAACATctaagaataataaaaaaattaatgaatctGTAGGCATGAactcaaacccagaaaattccgtcaaaatacaaaaaccaaacccagaaaattccatcaaaatacaaaatccaaaCCCAGAATAATGCAGTTAGTGTCTTTGCAAAGAACAATACAAAACCCACATTTATgtctttttttttcaaacttatgttcattcaaaataataaaacaaatacaAAAAACCAGATCTGAAATTTCTTCTCTCCGCCAACCTCGATCTCATCTTCAAATCTAGCCCAACCTCATTGTGTATGAACCAATTgggaaaaaaaaacaagaagaaaaccaTGGTAGCCCTGCTCGCCCAAGCGCAAGAAGAAAACATCACCGTGTATGTGTTAGAAataacttatacaagatctttatttattttcatgtatatctaatattaaacaaattaatacgagatagcctaaaacatgtttctaaaattgaattcaaagagaaacaaaaatagaatacttacagtatacgcagcggaattaagagtccttccttcagtttctctaactcttgtatcctctctgtcgcagagtattattaagaaactgaaccgatcttctattttcttcacgatcttccaatgtatccttagaaccacctagactagtgtgggcaattctcaacacatgagatagatatagagagaataagagaaaataagaaagtggcttagaaaaggacttgtgtttagagagaatataaaactatcagaaaatctgacttatcaaaaactcTTTTTttaacttctctataagcactccttttatagactcaattaggccatttaatttaattaaaaaaatcaataaaataacagccattttgaagccctaggtcgaaattatcatgggctataggcccgtgaaatttctcatttgattataagcccattggacttaaaatcaatgcctgtgttattttctattgatttaattaattaaataattatttaaatcctttatcaaattaattatttataatttgaaccttgatttaaatttatttattaatttatatatcaatttatcttaattaataaatctgccataatttctcttttcttctcaaaattacacaactctgtgaaactatccaaaattgacctggtcaactttgataattctaattgatgattaaatcaattaattgagactatctagatgattttatccaaggtacaatggggaccatgggcctatgaaaccaagctccaataagttatcataaatctaacaaataaatttactaacttattaattcctcatgactccactatagacttggaattgcactcttgaattcatagaacgctctataacaaatatagatacgctattaattatccattgttacaaccataattgtcactcaatcctctatagacggtctacaatgagataggactaaaataccgttttacccatcattgtattttatccttaaaacacttagttccttgtaaatgatatttcagtaaactaatttaattactgaaatgagatctctatcatttaacaccttgaaccaaactaaaaggaaaccatcgtttcacttcttcatcagaagctatagatgttcatatctatgattaacactcccactcaattatactaccgagttcccaagatgtaagtatgggctagtccgtagggtaagctggtaacgaacaagtcaaagaactcaaataatacaatcagttaggatactaaccactcagaattgagattgaattgacctatggtcaactatatgatatgactagaatagataataacggtatgtttacttatcttatcaactgtcaatatcggtcctgtccgatgtaacaaatacatccgatcttatctactttgctaatgttctggaaagaacataacactgtaatgtgtaagtagatcatatcgtagattggcaagtcagtgtaaatccggtgcactgactaatcttaggactaacttattttgaacatataatcatatttatattccactgtgattacatcactataaataagattagctatatgctcgggatttaatagaagtttatattaaataaataatcatgaaaataaaacatgtgagcaaagtgattgaccaagtcaaaaaatgatttctattcttttattgataataaaatgagattacaaagaatttgggttttaattagggcataaaaccccaacagtatgAACCACGGACCCCGTCCCTCATCTCGCCCAGGCCTTCTTCTCCGGCCCCGTCCCTCATCTCGCCCAGGCCTTCTTCTCTGGCCCCGTCCCTCATCTCACCCAGGCCTTCTTCTCTGACCCCGTCCCTCATCTCGTCCATTCCCTCGTACCCCTGCTCGCCCAAGCATAAGACCTTCAGATCTAGAGAAAGAAAAACGAACCCAAatggcaagcaagaagaagaaaaagatctTGAGTTTTCGGGTTCAAGCTTATAGTTTGTGTGGGACGATGGGGAGaagagaatgaaaagaagaaaaataaaacgaGGATTAGGATTTGGGATGAACAAGAGGGAGGAAGAAGgggagaaaaagaaaataaaaaattgtttaaattagattttacaaaaaataatttttaaggattttaaaaatatttaataaattaaaattaatttgacccaATCAGGTACTGCCACGTATACCCCTTTATACATTTAACGGCTCAAGGACTAACGGCTACACCAAATTCgtaacggtaggcattattgccgccaaattttttacataagcatttaagtgcaacaaatccTACTACATATGTATTATTGCCGCAAATTTccctaatatttaatataaaactacatatataataattatattaatataaatttaagttcaaattcaaatgtaatagaatatcattattataatgtAATGGTAAAAAACTAAGCACTATTTCTACAATCGTATTAAACCCATTGATATAGACAGACTGGTCCAAAGTGACACGAAGTCCATGTTACTGGACCACTTAAGGCCCAAGGTAGTCAGACAAGCTAACCAGGCCCAAGCCACAAAATAAGCCCATATTCACATAACGAGCCAAAATAAATAACTTAACCCGCACCCGGGCCTAAATATACCCAGTCAGCCAAACGAGTCAAAGAGGAAGAAGTGAAGAGGAATGAGTCAAGAGGGACGTTATGGAGTTGTCGAGATTCCAAGACGAGACCTAGGAACGAGTCAGGAGGAACATCACCTGAGAAGTCTCTATAAGAAAAAGGAGAAGGAGTCCTCAGGTCAAGAGATATCGAATACTGAAACTAATCACTCATACTAAGCGATCATGACGAGTCTACCGACCCAATCATCGTCCTTAAGCTCTGTCGTCATCATTGTTTCTTTTACTTTTCGTTTATCTTTATTGATTGCTTGATCTACTCTTCTATCATATTActatctaacaatttgattgacTTTAGCGTTAGAGTCcatttggctgacaccccaccggtgctctCAATTGAACTCTtgtctctctctttgttcttaACAAGATGTTGGTGCATAATCAATTCTAGGAAATCACCTCTACATATAATAGtatataatacaatatttttaataattatattaatataaatttaaatattataaactattattatgataatattatataatcctattttttttttactaattatattaatatatattcaattattataaaaaaaatattattataataatatttaatacaaaactaaatatttaatacttatattaacagaaatttaaatattataaaatatcataataataatttataatacataattttaatttttattaaaataattatcatttatatttaaaaagttaccatattatatatatttaaacaaattataaacaatattttaattaatatatttatattattttttatatatataatattatttatttctttaaaatttataggataataatacaaattcaataaattctataaataagtAAACTTGTTACAATGGTCAAAATTGTCAAAAATGGTTGGAatgaagtattttttttattattggaaTGGTAGATTAACAAGGGAAGATGTGGTATCGGAGGATTCCACCAAATAGTAAAGagtcattcctttttttttttttgatgaagaGTCATTCCATTAGAATAGATTCTGACACTCGAAATGCCAAACCAATGGAATGAGATTTCGACCAAACCAAACTCGTCATAGACTGATAGtatcacactctctctctctctctctctctctctctctcttcatgCAAAAACACACAGAGACCCTTTTTTTCTCCTTCACTGGACAAAACCCTTCCCCTACCCATCAGAAACCGACTACAATGACGAGACTTTCAGAAGACGCCATCGCCAACATCCTATCCCGATTACACGTGAAAGATCTTCTCCGCTACAGGTGCGTCTCCAAGCCCTGGcgcttcctggtcgatagtcctCGTTTCATAAAGATGCACCTCAACCATTCCAAGGAAACTCATTCCAACTCCACCCTCATTCTCGGAGACCAGCGTCTCCTCCACTCGGTCGACCTTGACACTCTCGACTCGCCTGTACGTCTCGTATCCCCAATATACGATGGAGGCGAAATCGAGATTCTGGGCTGCTGTAATGGCTTGCTCGCTCTGGAATTTGCGAATGGAGGTACGGTTATCTGGAATCCATCTACTAGGAAGTACAGGAAGGTACCCATTTCTGGTCTTATTGACCTCCCCTTTCCGGACAATCTATATGAGTATGGAATCGTCGGATTTGGGTATGATCCTGTAAACGACGATCATAAGTTGGCAAGGATGGTACATTATTTTAAAAAAGATGTTCGCAGTGTTCACTTATTCCACTCTGAGGTCAAAGTTTATAGCCTAAATTTCAACACTTGGAAGAGGGTTTGTGATTTCCCTTACCAGGGTTGTCATCGTGGGAAAAGCATTCTTGTGGGCAATTCGTTTCATTGGTTGATGGGGCTACAGTATGGCACTAAATCTTCCACCATTACTGTTGCATTTGATTTTGTCACGGAAAAATACCACCAAATTCCACGTGCTAACAGAAATACTAAGGGTAAAGACTATTACTCGACTATGACGGAATTGGGTGGGTGGCTTTGTGATGTAGTAAAATTCGGAAAGTATAGTGAGAAAGCGGACTATGTTGACTTCTGGGTTATGAAGGAATATGGGGTTAAGGAGTCGTGGACTAAGCTTTTAACCGTGGTACCGTCAAATGTGACCGGTTCTTTCAAATCTTTGATGCCTCTTGCGTATTTTAAGAGCTCCCATCAGATTCTTTTTGACCAGGACGATGAGAAGTTTATGCTCTATGATTTGGAAAAGAAGGAGGCTAAGAGTGTGAAGAACTATCCTAGAAGTTTTCAAAAGATCGCTTGTGTGAGAGGCCTCATTGGAGTTGGTGGAGGTGATGAGCCCAATTCTGGGAAGAAGGCAGAGGAGGACGGGAACAAGAAAAACAAGGAGAAGGATAAGCAGCAACCAAGTGGGAAGAAGCGGTAGTACTTGCTGATTTTTCTCctctgttattattattattattatttaccaATAACCTCTGTTATTTTTCATTTGGCTTTAGTTTGTTGTTTAATAATGTTGCTAAAGTTATAGCTTTTGTTAAAGAATGTACACGTAATTACTTTTTGAGGGGATTTGTTATGGCTGGTGAAGCTCTTTGTCAAGTTTTAATAGCCAAGTTCTGTTAGCTCTTTCTAATTCCCACTTTATTATAGTTTCCAATAATAATTGTGTGAAAGCATAAGTCCTGGCTGACTGGTATATTAATTCACCTGATATTATATCTTGTTTGAATAGGGATGATTTCTTGTCCAAGGGATTTAAGCTGGTGCTATGAACGGAACATGAAGAAGAAAGGCTGAGGTATATTGTATTTGTACAGGGTTCttgatatttataaatattaattctCTGCTTATCTAGCTTATCTTTGTACGTGCCTTTATTTCTTCAGGTTGGTACTACTACTCCTGGTTTTTTGTGGGTTTAGCTGATGAAGTTTTCTATTTGCTGGAATGAAGTGAAATGGATGGATGAAACTATTAGACTTGGACTTTTCTATGATGAAGTTTGTATGTGTTTTCTAGTATTAACCTTAACTTTTTTGCTCGATCGTGCTATTATGTTTATATA
This genomic interval from Humulus lupulus chromosome 8, drHumLupu1.1, whole genome shotgun sequence contains the following:
- the LOC133794803 gene encoding F-box protein CPR1-like, whose product is MQKHTETLFFSFTGQNPSPTHQKPTTMTRLSEDAIANILSRLHVKDLLRYRCVSKPWRFLVDSPRFIKMHLNHSKETHSNSTLILGDQRLLHSVDLDTLDSPVRLVSPIYDGGEIEILGCCNGLLALEFANGGTVIWNPSTRKYRKVPISGLIDLPFPDNLYEYGIVGFGYDPVNDDHKLARMVHYFKKDVRSVHLFHSEVKVYSLNFNTWKRVCDFPYQGCHRGKSILVGNSFHWLMGLQYGTKSSTITVAFDFVTEKYHQIPRANRNTKGKDYYSTMTELGGWLCDVVKFGKYSEKADYVDFWVMKEYGVKESWTKLLTVVPSNVTGSFKSLMPLAYFKSSHQILFDQDDEKFMLYDLEKKEAKSVKNYPRSFQKIACVRGLIGVGGGDEPNSGKKAEEDGNKKNKEKDKQQPSGKKRDDFLSKGFKLVL